One region of Oryza sativa Japonica Group chromosome 10, ASM3414082v1 genomic DNA includes:
- the LOC4348539 gene encoding GDSL esterase/lipase At1g28590, whose product MISMAPAAPFPRRLLLSLLLGVLVVAVVAAADVESSAGGGGGRRHSPRRTRYSRVFSFGDSLTDTGNAAILPATAGGPFTRPPYGMTFYHHPTGRASDGRLVIDFLVKALGLPEPTPYLAGKTAADFRRGVNFAVGGATALDPAFLKSRGMTSSVPVSLSNETRWFQDVLQLLGASAHEKHTIAASSIFYFGEIGFNDYSFALSAGNGTVDVAASLVPDIIAVIRSAVTAVIAAGARTVVVAGMIPIGCEPEMLALFPGGAGNYYDPASGCITRFNDLAELHNRELQRALHELRRAHPGATAVRYADLYGPVAAAVASPKEYGFGSSPLAACCGSGGEPYNFNANFTGFCATPGSTVCADGPSSSVSWDGIHYTEATNKLVARAILTRP is encoded by the exons ATGATttccatggcgccggcggcgccattTCCACGTCGTCTTCTACTCTCGCTCCTCCTCGGcgtgctcgtcgtcgccgtcgtcgcggcggccgacgtcgagtcgtcggccggcggcggcggtggccgccggcatTCGCCGCGGCGGACGCGCTACTCCCGCGTGTTCAGCTTCGGCGACTCGCTCACCGACACCGGCAACGCGGCCATCCtcccggccaccgccggcgggcCCTTCACGCGGCCTCCGTACGGGATGACCTTCTACCACCACCCCACCGGCCGCGCCTCCGACGGCCGCCTCGTCATCGACTTCCTCG TGAAGGCGCTGGGGCTGCCGGAGCCGACGCCGTACCTCGCCGGAAAGACGGCGGCGGACTTCCGGCGAGGGGTGAACTTCGcggtgggcggcgcgacggcgcttGACCCGGCGTTCTTGAAGAGCAGGGGAATGACCTCCTCCGTGCCAGTGTCTCTCAGCAACGAGACGAGGTGGTTCCAGGATGTCCTGCAGCTGCTCGGCGCATCAGCGCACG AGAAGCACACAATCGCGGCAAGCTCAATCTTCTATTTCGGCGAGATCGGATTCAACGACTACTCTTTCGCCCTCTCCGCCGGCAACGGCACCGTCGACGTTGCGGCGAGCTTGGTGCCcgacatcatcgccgtcatccgTTCGGCCGTCACT GCCGTGATCGCCGCCGGAGCAAGGACGGTGGTGGTCGCCGGCATGATACCAATTGGATGCGAGCCGGAGATGCTTGCCCTCTTCCCCGGTGGCGCAGGCAACTACTACGACCCGGCGTCCGGCTGCATCACGCGGTTCAACGACCTCGCCGAGCTGCACAACCGTGAGCTGCAGCGGGCGCTCCACGAGCTCCGCCGAGCCCaccccggcgccaccgccgtccgctATGCCGACCTTTACGGTCCAGTCGCCGCAGCTGTCGCTTCGCCCAAAGAATACG GGTTTGGGAGCTCGCCGTTGGCGGCAtgctgcggcagcggcggtgagcCGTACAACTTCAACGCCAACTTCACGGGATTCTGCGCCACACCAGGGTCGACGGTGTGCGCGGACGGCCCATCATCGTCGGTGTCATGGGACGGAATCCACTACACGGAGGCCACCAACAAGCTCGTCGCCCGTGCCATCCTGACACGACCGTGA
- the LOC4348537 gene encoding GDSL esterase/lipase At2g27360 — protein sequence MALLQRLLVALLRVLVAGEHAAGDAMPSPASGGGGAAVNVEARYARVFCFGNSLTDTGNNPLLPATAGGPSTSPPYGMTFFHRPTGRSSDGRLLIDFIVKALRAPQPTPYLAGKTAADLLAGTNFAVGGATALEPAVLARMGIVSAVPVSLSNETRWFQDALQLLASSINARRRIAETSLFFFGEIGVNDYFLALASNHTVEQAAATLVPDIVGVIRSAVIDAIVAGARTVVITGMIPLGCEPQLLALFPAGSAADYDPDTGCNARFNKLAEVHNRELTRMLRQLRRAFPAAAVHYADFYRPVTAIIASPAKYGFGDTPLAACCGGGGNPYNFDFAAFCTLRASTLCADPSKYVSWDGIHYTEAVNKFVARSMLRRALIPMPKPNPSLSMPLSSSREHTGQETSRELAT from the exons ATGGCGCTGCTCCAAcgcctcctcgtcgcgctcctccgcgtcctcgtcgccggagagcacgccgccggcgacgccatgccgtcgccggcgtccggcggcggtggcgccgccgttaACGTTGAAGCGCGGTACGCGCGCGTGTTCTGCTTCGGCAACTCGCTCACCGACACCGGCAACAACCCCCTCCtcccggccaccgccggcgggcCGTCCACCAGCCCGCCGTACGGGATGACCTTCTTCCACCGCCCCACCGGCCGCTCCTCCGACGGCCGCCTCCTCATCGACTTCATCG TGAAGGCGCTGAGGGCGCCGCAGCCGACGCCGTACCTCGCCGGCAAGACGGCGGCGGATTTGCTGGCCGGGACGAACTTCGcggtgggcggcgcgacggcgctcGAGCCGGCGGTGCTCGCGAGAATGGGCATCGTGTCGGCGGTGCCGGTGTCTCTCAGCAACGAGACGCGCTGGTTCCAGGATGCCTTGCAGCTTCTTGCTTCCTCCATCAACG CGAGGCGCAGGATCGCCGAGACGTCGCTCTTCTTCTTCGGAGAGATCGGAGTCAACGACTACTTCCTCGCCTTGGCTAGCAACCACACCGTCGaacaggcggcggcgaccttggtCCCAGACATCGTCGGCGTCATTCGATCAGCCGTGATC GACGCCATCGTCGCCGGAGCAAGAACGGTGGTGATCACCGGGATGATACCGCTGGGCTGCGAGCCGCAGCTGCTCGCCCTGTTCCCCGCGGGCTCCGCCGCCGACTACGACCCGGACACCGGCTGCAATGCGCGGTTCAACAAGCTCGCCGAGGTGCACAACCGCGAGCTGACCCGGATGCTCCGGCAGCTCCGGCGCgcgttccccgccgccgccgtccactaCGCCGACTTCTACCGCCCCGTCACCGCCATCATCGCCTCTCCGGCCAAATACG GTTTCGGCGACACGCCGTTGGCGGCgtgctgtggcggcggcggcaacccctACAACTTCGACTTCGCGGCGTTCTGCACCTTGCGGGCGTCGACGCTGTGCGCCGATCCATCCAAGTACGTCTCCTGGGACGGGATCCATTACACGGAAGCGGTGAACAAGTTCGTGGCTCGTTCCATGCTAAGGAGAGCCCTAATACCGATGCCCAAACCCAATCCGTCCTTGTCTATGCCGTTATCAAGTTCACGCGAACATACAGGACAAGAAACCAGCCGGGAGCTCGCTACATAA
- the LOC4348538 gene encoding signal peptide peptidase-like 1 precursor: MESLWKLSYLLEPASLALILTAVSVAYASASRALDHGREMERNLDFSEASITLDRSQALMIPLASSCSLLLMFYLFSSVSHLVTAFTAVASAMALFFCLSPYVNCVRSRLGVGDPFVSRCCSKPFTRLQGLLVAICVGTVVAWLVSGHWLLNNLLGISICIAFVSHVRLPNIKICALLLVCLFVYDVFWVFFSERFFGANVMVSVATQKASNPVHTVANKLSLPGLQLITKKLELPVKLVFPRSLMGGLAPGSSPGDYMMLGLGDMAIPGMLLALVLSFDHRKIKDMSVSQDMPPSKQRKYVWYALTGYGVGLVTALAAGILSQSPQPALLYLVPSTLGPVMYMSWLRNELWELWEGSRPIINDKAHLLEV; this comes from the exons ATGGAATCGCTGTGGAAGCTGAGCTACTTGCTCGAGCCAGCGTCGCTTGCCCTCATCTTGACCGCCGTCTCCGTCGCCTACGCGTCGGCGTCGCGCGCGCTGGACCATGGCAGGGAGATGGAGAGGAACCTCGACTTCTCCGAGGCCTCCATCACGCTCGACCGGTCGCAGGCGCTCATGATCCCGCTCGCGAGCTCCTGCAGCCTGCTGCTGATGTTCTACCTGTTCTCGTCGGTGTCGCACCTGGTCACCGCCTTCACCGCCGTGGCGTCGGCGATGGCGCTCTTCTTCTGCCTGTCGCCGTACGTAAACTGCGTCAGGTCGCGCCTCGGCGTTGGGGACCCGTTCGTGTCGAGGTGCTGCTCGAAGCCGTTTACCCGGTTGCAGGGGTTGCTGGTTGCGATCTGCGTCGGCACGGTGGTTGCCTGGTTGGTATCGGGGCACTGGTTGTTGAATAACCTGCTGGGGATATCCATATGCATAGCGTTCGTCAGCCATGTGAGGCTTCCCAACATAAAGATCTGCGCGTTGCTGCTCGTCTGCCTGTTTGTGTACGACGTTTTCTGGGTATTCTTCTCGGAGAGGTTTTTCGGAGCAAATGTTATGGTGTCCGTTGCCACTCAGAAGGCATCTAACCCGGTTCACACGGTAGCGAACAAGCTCAGTCTGCCTGGATTGCAGCTGATTACAAAGAAGCTAGAACTTCCAGTCAAGCTTGTCTTCCCCAGGAGTTTGATGGGTGGGCTTGCTCCAGGAAGCAGTCCTGGGGACTATATGATGCTCGGCCTTGGAGACATG GCCATTCCAGGGATGCTTCTAGCTCTTGTACTCTCATTTGATCACCGGAAGATCAAAGACATGAGTGTTTCACAAGACATGCCTCCCTCGAAACAGCGGAAATATGTATGGTATGCGCTGACAGGTTATGGTGTTGGCTTGGTAACGGCTTTGGCTGCTGGGATCTTATCCCAGTCTCCCCAGCCTGCTTTACTGTACCTG GTACCATCAACGCTTGGGCCTGTTATGTATATGTCATGGTTGAGGAACGAGCTATGGGAGCTATGGGAAGGATCCAGGCCAATTATAAACGACAAAGCTCATTTGTTGGAGGTTTAA